Below is a genomic region from Prochlorococcus marinus str. MIT 0918.
ATTTAACTAGAGAAAAATCTGCCATAGTAAATCAATTTAACAAAATCGTTACATTTCTAAAAAATGGCAACATTGGGTTAATAAAATTCTTTTTACTAAATTTCTTTTGATATAAAAGGCTATTGTAGAAAAGCTTATAAAAGTATCTGATCATGCTAATAGCTGCCTATAGTTTTGTAACGCTAAGAAAATCTTATATTTTAGGAGTCAAGTTTAATAGCTTCAATGAAAATTAATACGCCAATGGATGTATTGGTTTTGGGAAGCGGTCCTGGAGCTCTAGCAATTGCCTCAGCGCTAGGACAAGAGAATTTAAATGTTAGTGTTCTTTCTAAAAATGATCCAAATGAACCTTGGCCATATACCTATGGAATATGGGGTGAAGAAGTAGATGAATTAGGACTTTCTAATTTACTCAAATATCGATGGTCTAAAACAGTTAGTTTTCTTGGTGAGGGATCCACAAAAGATTCATCTACCAAGAATAAAGCAACGCCCCATAATCGTGATTATGGTCTTTTTGACAAAGAAAAGCTCCAATCCTATTGGTTAGATTTATGCCAACAGTCTTCTGTAAAATGGAATAAAGGTGAAGCAACTGCTCTAGAGATTAGTAAAAGCAACAGCATAGTAACTACATCTAATGGAGAAAAACATATTGCCAAATTAATAATTGATGCGACTGGGTATAAATCAGTATTTTTAGAAAGACCTAATCATGGTGAAATTGCTGTTCAAACTTGTTATGGAATAGTTGGAGAATTTTCAGAAGCACCTTTAGAAAAGGATCAATTCATCCTGATGGATTACAGAAGTAATCATTTAACAGCAAAAGAAAAGGAAGAACCTCCTACATTTTTATATGCAATGGA
It encodes:
- the crtL gene encoding lycopene beta cyclase, with the protein product MKINTPMDVLVLGSGPGALAIASALGQENLNVSVLSKNDPNEPWPYTYGIWGEEVDELGLSNLLKYRWSKTVSFLGEGSTKDSSTKNKATPHNRDYGLFDKEKLQSYWLDLCQQSSVKWNKGEATALEISKSNSIVTTSNGEKHIAKLIIDATGYKSVFLERPNHGEIAVQTCYGIVGEFSEAPLEKDQFILMDYRSNHLTAKEKEEPPTFLYAMDFGDGKFFLEETSLGLSPPVELSTLKSRLITRLKHRNIQIKKVDHEELGVFLPMNIPIPNLNQSILGFGGSAGMVHPASGYLVGGLLRRAPHLAKELAIALRNKSNTPSDIAKIGWETLWPKNLRRKQALYHFGLEKLMRFEEIQLRDFFTCFFSLPNKQWYGFLTNTLTVNELINAMWSMFKKAPLNVKWGLLEMKGREIRLLWRFVKPGI